The proteins below are encoded in one region of Paenarthrobacter ilicis:
- a CDS encoding phosphatidylglycerol lysyltransferase domain-containing protein, with product MGIAVVSLAIRGVVVPALKQAGRHLRSTPFTLSVLVLFLALSLFSGSFLGGPPVHWLPVAGVSLQGVKSGEWWSIWTSLFFTTNPLAYVTALLMMLFLLGLAERHLGSSRTALVLLGTQFGCVSAFFLVTQVARHVDDGWLSRMADLRLIGPYGAILATALAASASLPTLWQRRLRTVTLSISLLLVLYVGHAETVVGLLGALLGLAVGWWLQSSQGHLHLHRSTGREVRNLLSLTMAIFAAGPIVTAVAKGPSGPLALLRDVILNPLPTLGQLENNCGGTIDVACLEVGRQAYTGPFGLALAVVPVVLLLICADGMRRGRRLALWIAVAVQLVVVTLSTIYLALFAGMPRPQGRPHVGMLNSAVIHLLPLVLVPLVLAILLLLYRGHFRVESSDRLRRRVFWLVGATGGTLVVLYTVVWAASGGMDRDGGLLGLAAELARQYLPVPLPGVYRKVFADRDVVEVFLFSYSGTVFWLVALVGVWILLIRGHHAGGLDQQSRQKARELVKRGGDSLSWMALWEPNKYWFNHTASGGVAYQQHGNVALTLAGPLGPREHHIGTAEAFLEFCSRQAMVPCLYSCTDELWPMLQTKGFRRVAVAQETRLRVRDLEFRGKEWQNVRTALNRAAKKGITARWSTYSALPQGIRAQVSEVSEEWAAQKKIPEMGFTLGGLDELNDDNVLCCVAVDEDGFVYGVTSWLPVHEDGAVVSWTLDFMRRRGDEFPGVMEFLIASAVLHLRETVEVISLSGSPLAREKEEIVQAKGLAGILDVVGQALEPVYGFRSLASFKSRFQPEYRTLYMYYQDPLHLPAMGRALSRAYLPGLSVRQTARLLRTLVG from the coding sequence GTGGGGATTGCCGTCGTGAGCCTGGCCATCCGTGGCGTCGTGGTGCCTGCGCTGAAGCAGGCCGGTCGTCATCTGCGTTCAACGCCCTTCACCTTGTCAGTTCTTGTGCTGTTCCTGGCATTGTCATTGTTCTCAGGCAGCTTCCTGGGCGGGCCCCCTGTTCACTGGCTGCCGGTAGCGGGCGTTTCCCTCCAGGGCGTGAAGTCGGGGGAGTGGTGGTCCATTTGGACTTCCCTGTTCTTCACCACCAATCCGCTTGCCTATGTCACTGCGCTTCTGATGATGTTGTTTCTGCTGGGACTTGCCGAACGGCACCTGGGTTCCTCCAGGACGGCCCTCGTGCTCCTGGGGACGCAATTTGGATGTGTGTCCGCTTTCTTTTTGGTCACCCAGGTTGCCCGCCACGTGGATGACGGGTGGCTCTCGCGCATGGCGGACCTCCGGCTGATCGGCCCTTACGGGGCAATCCTGGCTACGGCCCTGGCAGCCAGCGCTTCGTTGCCAACCCTGTGGCAGAGGCGTTTGCGGACCGTCACCCTGTCCATCTCGCTGCTGCTGGTTCTCTACGTGGGGCACGCGGAAACGGTGGTGGGACTGCTCGGTGCGCTCTTGGGTCTGGCGGTGGGGTGGTGGCTTCAAAGCAGCCAGGGGCATTTGCATCTGCACCGCTCCACAGGCCGCGAAGTGCGCAATCTTCTGTCCCTGACCATGGCGATCTTTGCTGCCGGTCCCATTGTCACCGCTGTGGCCAAGGGCCCGTCAGGTCCCTTGGCGTTGCTGCGCGACGTCATCCTCAATCCGCTGCCAACTTTGGGGCAGTTGGAGAACAACTGCGGAGGCACCATCGATGTTGCCTGCTTGGAAGTGGGCCGTCAGGCTTACACCGGGCCCTTCGGGTTGGCCTTGGCTGTGGTTCCCGTGGTCCTTTTGCTGATTTGCGCCGATGGCATGCGCCGTGGACGAAGGCTGGCTTTGTGGATCGCCGTTGCCGTCCAGCTGGTAGTGGTGACGTTGTCCACGATCTACCTTGCACTTTTTGCCGGTATGCCCAGGCCGCAGGGCAGGCCCCATGTGGGGATGTTGAACTCCGCAGTCATCCATCTTCTGCCTTTGGTGCTGGTGCCTTTGGTGCTGGCAATTTTGCTGCTCCTTTACCGGGGCCACTTCAGGGTTGAGTCTTCGGACCGGCTCCGACGCCGGGTCTTCTGGCTGGTTGGCGCTACCGGAGGCACGCTCGTGGTGTTGTACACCGTGGTGTGGGCGGCGTCGGGCGGCATGGATCGCGACGGCGGCCTGCTTGGCTTGGCGGCGGAACTCGCCCGCCAGTATTTGCCGGTTCCGTTGCCCGGCGTCTACCGAAAAGTCTTTGCCGATCGCGACGTTGTGGAGGTTTTCCTCTTTTCCTACTCGGGAACGGTTTTCTGGCTGGTTGCACTGGTGGGCGTCTGGATTCTGTTGATCCGCGGCCACCACGCAGGGGGCCTGGATCAGCAATCCCGCCAAAAAGCGCGGGAACTGGTCAAACGCGGGGGAGACTCCTTGTCCTGGATGGCGCTGTGGGAGCCAAATAAATACTGGTTCAACCACACAGCCAGCGGGGGAGTGGCTTACCAGCAGCACGGAAACGTGGCACTGACGCTTGCAGGCCCACTGGGGCCCAGGGAGCATCACATAGGGACGGCGGAGGCCTTCCTGGAGTTTTGTTCCCGCCAGGCGATGGTGCCCTGCCTCTACTCCTGCACCGATGAGTTATGGCCCATGCTGCAGACCAAAGGCTTCCGCAGGGTGGCTGTAGCCCAGGAAACACGGTTGAGGGTCCGTGATCTGGAGTTCCGCGGCAAGGAGTGGCAGAACGTCCGGACCGCGTTGAACAGGGCGGCGAAAAAGGGCATCACGGCACGATGGAGCACATATTCCGCGCTGCCGCAAGGAATCCGTGCGCAGGTCAGCGAAGTCTCGGAGGAGTGGGCGGCACAAAAAAAGATTCCGGAAATGGGCTTCACCCTGGGTGGTTTGGACGAACTCAATGATGACAATGTCCTGTGCTGCGTTGCCGTGGACGAGGACGGTTTTGTGTACGGAGTCACCAGTTGGCTTCCGGTCCATGAGGATGGCGCTGTTGTCAGCTGGACTTTGGACTTCATGCGACGCCGCGGTGACGAATTTCCCGGTGTCATGGAATTCCTCATTGCCTCCGCTGTCCTCCACCTCAGGGAAACGGTGGAAGTGATCTCTTTGTCGGGATCCCCGCTTGCCCGCGAAAAGGAGGAAATCGTTCAGGCAAAGGGCTTGGCTGGAATTCTGGATGTTGTTGGCCAAGCATTGGAACCGGTTTACGGATTCAGGTCGTTGGCTTCTTTCAAGTCCCGATTCCAGCCCGAGTACCGGACTTTGTACATGTATTACCAGGACCCGCTGCACCTTCCGGCAATGGGGCGCGCATTGAGTCGCGCCTATCTTCCGGGATTATCCGTCCGACAAACAGCACGGCTTCTCCGGACACTTGTTGGTTGA
- a CDS encoding alpha/beta hydrolase: protein MDFLSDVSLVDGPVMWASIALGSAGAAYLLWKRRRTWAVVVVACLVASAGLVALVHWILIDLAATFSENLPFETLMWSGVAVASLLICIMRMRRSSWAGRILSVLSMLLVVVLCLVQVNLYFGLNKSVADLLGTSVARIPVLEPALTRAQSPQSSPSLSGWKAPDSMPGGGILRKSNIPGTASGFAARDAYIYLPPAYQTTPRPELPVLVLFAGQPGGPTDWLSGGQLRSVMDRFASEHQGLAPVTVIVDPNGSANANTMCMDSRIAQVDTYLSQDVPAWISQTLSVNRDHKQWAVGGFSFGGTCALQMGTLHPDLFPSILPFAAEREPALAKDRNKTIADSFDGDVEAFESKTPLVLMQQRNYSGSGVYLVSGEADHEFTGYMNELAAAAKAAGFETQEHPIPGAGHSWEAVIQGMPGGLGFLAQRWGLPS from the coding sequence ATGGATTTTCTGTCGGACGTCAGCCTGGTGGACGGCCCGGTCATGTGGGCCAGTATTGCCCTGGGATCGGCGGGTGCCGCGTACCTTTTGTGGAAGCGTCGCCGTACCTGGGCTGTAGTCGTAGTTGCCTGCCTTGTGGCGTCCGCCGGTCTGGTGGCTTTGGTCCACTGGATCCTCATTGACCTTGCAGCCACTTTCTCGGAGAACCTGCCGTTCGAAACACTGATGTGGTCCGGCGTTGCCGTGGCGTCGCTCCTGATCTGCATCATGCGGATGAGGCGGAGTTCATGGGCCGGCCGGATACTCAGCGTCTTGTCCATGCTCTTGGTGGTGGTCCTGTGCCTGGTGCAGGTGAACCTGTACTTTGGCCTGAACAAGTCCGTGGCTGACCTTCTTGGCACGTCCGTAGCCCGCATCCCAGTGCTTGAGCCGGCTTTGACCCGTGCCCAAAGTCCCCAGTCATCGCCCTCCCTCTCCGGCTGGAAGGCCCCTGATTCCATGCCCGGGGGCGGTATCCTCCGGAAATCAAACATCCCGGGCACGGCCTCGGGGTTTGCGGCCCGTGACGCCTATATCTACTTACCCCCGGCGTACCAAACCACTCCGAGGCCGGAGTTGCCCGTGCTGGTTCTCTTCGCAGGGCAGCCCGGTGGTCCCACTGATTGGCTCTCCGGTGGTCAGCTCCGGTCGGTCATGGACCGGTTCGCTTCGGAGCACCAAGGGTTGGCCCCTGTCACCGTGATCGTGGACCCCAACGGCTCGGCGAATGCCAACACCATGTGCATGGACAGCCGGATAGCCCAAGTGGACACCTATCTGTCGCAGGACGTCCCGGCATGGATTTCGCAGACGTTGTCAGTCAACCGGGATCATAAGCAGTGGGCTGTGGGCGGGTTCTCCTTCGGCGGTACATGTGCCCTGCAGATGGGTACCCTGCATCCGGATCTTTTCCCGTCCATCCTGCCCTTCGCCGCGGAACGCGAGCCGGCATTGGCCAAGGACCGGAACAAGACCATAGCCGACTCGTTCGACGGCGACGTGGAGGCCTTTGAGTCAAAAACTCCGTTGGTGTTGATGCAGCAGCGGAACTATTCCGGCAGCGGTGTCTATTTGGTATCCGGCGAGGCTGACCATGAGTTCACCGGCTACATGAATGAGCTGGCGGCAGCGGCCAAAGCGGCTGGCTTCGAAACCCAGGAGCATCCCATCCCGGGGGCCGGCCATTCCTGGGAGGCCGTGATCCAGGGCATGCCCGGAGGCCTCGGATTCCTTGCCCAGCGGTGGGGATTGCCGTCGTGA
- a CDS encoding DUF2550 domain-containing protein — MDDSLIPFIALATAFTLLIITLCLFGVRRFNLRRALGTIDASICMAGNSWQMGVCRYQDNELEWFRLMSLSVVPKHKFTRSSLELLGRRHPTEDELVRVQPGVVIVELQYEGSTFMLAMNFDSYAGLSSWLEAGPVIGVGTWR, encoded by the coding sequence ATGGACGATTCCCTTATTCCGTTCATCGCCTTGGCAACAGCGTTTACGTTGCTCATCATTACACTGTGCCTTTTCGGGGTGCGCCGCTTCAATCTGCGGCGTGCCCTGGGCACAATTGACGCCTCCATTTGCATGGCTGGAAACAGCTGGCAAATGGGGGTTTGTCGTTATCAGGACAACGAGCTTGAGTGGTTCCGTTTGATGTCACTCAGCGTTGTGCCGAAACATAAATTCACCCGCAGCTCCTTGGAGCTTCTGGGACGCAGGCATCCCACGGAAGATGAACTCGTGAGGGTGCAGCCCGGAGTGGTGATTGTGGAGCTGCAATACGAGGGGTCCACCTTCATGCTGGCCATGAACTTCGATTCCTACGCCGGGCTTTCGTCATGGCTTGAAGCCGGCCCGGTCATCGGCGTAGGAACCTGGCGTTAG
- a CDS encoding F0F1 ATP synthase subunit epsilon yields MAELEVEIVAADHFVWSGAATMVKARTSDGEIGILPGHSPLLAILAEGELAIQPVSGDRIAVVVDGGFFSVDNDRVVIVADNAKLGEAATAGIR; encoded by the coding sequence ATGGCTGAGCTCGAGGTTGAGATTGTCGCGGCGGACCACTTCGTGTGGTCCGGTGCGGCCACCATGGTGAAGGCCCGCACCAGCGATGGTGAAATCGGAATCCTGCCGGGCCACTCGCCCCTTTTGGCCATTCTGGCTGAGGGCGAGCTGGCAATCCAGCCGGTTTCCGGGGACCGTATTGCGGTAGTGGTCGACGGAGGATTCTTCTCCGTGGACAACGATCGTGTGGTCATTGTTGCTGACAACGCCAAATTGGGCGAAGCGGCTACAGCGGGGATCCGATAG
- the atpD gene encoding F0F1 ATP synthase subunit beta — MTATATEHVATAGATGRIARVIGPVVDVEFPADAIPSIYNALSTEITLNGQTKTITFETSQHLGDNLVRAISLQATDGLVRGTTVQDSGAPISVPVGDGVKGHIFNVLGKPLDVEESEIKADAYWPIHRKAPSFASLEGSTEMLETGIKVIDLLTPYIKGGKIGLFGGAGVGKTVLIQEMITRVARNFGGTSVFAGVGERTREGNDLWVEMEEAGVLKDTALVFGQMDEPPGTRLRVALSALTMAEYFRDVQNQDVLLFIDNIFRFTQAGSEVSTLLGRMPSAVGYQPNLADEMGLLQERITSTKGHSITSMQAIYVPADDYTDPAPATTFAHLDATTELSREIASRGLYPAVDPLTSTSRILDPQYIGKDHYNTAVRVKQILQKNKELQDIIAILGVDELSEEDKIVVSRARRIQQFLSQNTYTAKQFTGVEGSTVSIKDTVEGFTAICDGELDHIAEQAFFNVGGLDDVERNWAKIQEQTK, encoded by the coding sequence ATGACTGCCACTGCTACCGAACACGTAGCAACGGCCGGTGCCACCGGCCGCATTGCCCGTGTTATTGGTCCGGTTGTCGACGTCGAATTCCCGGCTGACGCAATCCCCTCGATTTACAACGCTCTGTCCACTGAGATCACCCTCAATGGCCAGACCAAGACCATCACGTTCGAGACCTCCCAGCACCTGGGCGACAACCTCGTTCGCGCTATCTCCCTGCAGGCCACCGACGGCCTGGTCCGCGGCACCACCGTGCAGGACTCCGGCGCTCCGATCTCCGTGCCTGTTGGCGACGGCGTCAAGGGCCACATCTTCAACGTTTTGGGCAAGCCCCTTGATGTTGAAGAGTCCGAGATCAAGGCTGACGCCTACTGGCCGATCCACCGCAAGGCTCCGAGCTTCGCTTCGCTTGAAGGTTCCACGGAGATGCTGGAAACCGGCATCAAGGTCATCGACCTTCTCACCCCGTACATCAAGGGTGGAAAGATTGGCCTCTTCGGTGGCGCCGGCGTCGGCAAGACCGTTCTGATCCAGGAAATGATCACCCGTGTTGCCCGCAACTTCGGTGGTACTTCTGTATTCGCCGGTGTTGGCGAGCGTACCCGTGAAGGTAATGACCTCTGGGTTGAAATGGAAGAAGCTGGTGTTCTCAAGGACACCGCGCTTGTCTTCGGCCAGATGGATGAGCCGCCGGGAACGCGCCTGCGCGTCGCCCTGTCTGCACTGACCATGGCTGAGTACTTCCGTGATGTTCAGAACCAGGACGTGTTGCTCTTCATCGACAACATCTTCCGCTTCACGCAGGCAGGTTCCGAGGTTTCCACACTGCTCGGACGTATGCCGTCCGCAGTGGGTTACCAGCCGAACCTTGCCGACGAGATGGGTCTCCTCCAGGAGCGCATCACATCCACCAAGGGTCACTCCATCACGTCGATGCAGGCCATCTACGTCCCGGCTGATGACTACACCGACCCGGCTCCGGCAACGACCTTCGCACACCTCGACGCGACCACGGAACTTTCCCGTGAAATCGCCTCCCGTGGTCTGTACCCGGCCGTTGACCCGCTGACGTCGACCTCCCGTATCCTGGATCCCCAGTACATCGGCAAGGACCACTACAACACGGCTGTCCGTGTTAAGCAGATCCTGCAGAAGAACAAGGAACTCCAGGACATCATCGCCATCCTCGGTGTTGACGAACTCTCCGAAGAGGACAAGATCGTCGTGTCGCGTGCACGTCGTATCCAGCAGTTCCTCTCGCAGAACACCTACACCGCCAAGCAGTTCACCGGCGTCGAAGGTTCCACCGTCTCCATCAAGGACACCGTAGAGGGCTTCACGGCCATCTGCGACGGCGAGCTGGACCACATTGCAGAGCAGGCGTTCTTCAACGTCGGCGGCCTGGATGACGTTGAGCGTAACTGGGCCAAGATCCAGGAACAGACCAAGTAA
- a CDS encoding F0F1 ATP synthase subunit gamma, with protein sequence MGAQIRVYRQKITSTTSMRKIFKAMELIATSRIGKARARVAASLPYANAITRAVSAVATQSEIDHPLTTEPEQIRRAAVLIITSDRGLAGSYSASVLKQAEGLFELLQSEGKEVKAYLVGRKAQAYFDFRNRPYTRVWTGGTDAPEFGTAKEVGAALLEDFSTDYEDDGVDEIHVVYTRFKSMVTQEPTVIRLLPLEVVEEEAATDTELLPLYEFEPETERVLDALLPRYIESRIFAAMLQAAASELAARQRAMKSAGDNATDLIKKYTRLRNTARQAEITQELSEIVAGADALAS encoded by the coding sequence ATGGGAGCCCAGATTCGGGTCTACCGTCAGAAGATCACTTCGACGACGTCGATGCGCAAGATCTTCAAGGCGATGGAACTGATCGCTACCTCGCGCATCGGTAAGGCCCGCGCACGCGTAGCAGCTTCACTGCCTTACGCGAATGCGATTACCCGCGCCGTTTCTGCTGTCGCAACTCAGAGCGAAATCGACCACCCGCTGACCACCGAACCGGAGCAGATCCGTCGGGCCGCTGTGCTGATCATTACGTCAGACCGCGGCCTCGCAGGATCCTACTCGGCGAGTGTGCTCAAGCAGGCTGAGGGTCTTTTCGAGCTCCTTCAGTCAGAAGGCAAGGAAGTCAAGGCGTACTTGGTTGGCCGCAAGGCGCAGGCGTACTTCGATTTCCGCAACCGGCCCTACACGCGAGTGTGGACCGGTGGCACGGATGCACCGGAGTTCGGTACGGCCAAAGAGGTCGGAGCTGCACTTCTTGAAGACTTCTCCACGGACTACGAAGACGACGGCGTGGACGAAATCCACGTTGTCTACACACGCTTCAAGTCGATGGTGACGCAGGAGCCGACGGTTATCCGTCTGCTTCCGCTGGAGGTCGTTGAAGAAGAAGCAGCAACCGACACCGAGCTGTTGCCGTTGTACGAATTCGAACCGGAAACGGAGCGGGTGCTTGATGCACTGCTTCCGCGTTACATCGAATCCAGGATCTTCGCAGCCATGCTGCAGGCAGCAGCTTCCGAGCTCGCAGCCCGCCAGCGGGCCATGAAGTCCGCGGGCGACAACGCTACGGATCTGATCAAGAAGTACACGCGCCTTCGCAACACGGCCCGCCAGGCCGAAATTACGCAGGAGCTTTCCGAGATTGTGGCCGGTGCAGACGCTCTCGCGTCCTGA
- the atpA gene encoding F0F1 ATP synthase subunit alpha, protein MADLTINADDVRNALNEFAASYEPGNAERVEVGRVTTASDGIARVEGLPSVMANELLRFEDGTLGLAQNLDVREIGVIILGDFTGIEEGQEVHRTGEILSVPVGDAFLGRVVDPLGQPIDDLGEIKAEATRALELQAPGVTERKSVHEPMQTGLKAIDAMIPIGRGQRQLIIGDRQTGKTAIAVDTIINQKANWASGDVSKQVRCVYVGVGQKASTIAAVRQTLEDHGALEYTTIVASPASDPAGFKYLAPYAGSAIGQHWMYGGKHVLVIFDDLSKQAEAYRAVSLLLRRPPGREAYPGDVFYLHSRLLERCAKLSDELGAGSMTGLPIVETKANDVSAYIPTNVISITDGQIFLQSDLFNANQRPAVDVGVSVSRVGGAAQVKSMKKVSGTLKLDLAQYRDMQAFAMFASDLDAASRQQLTRGARLMELLKQGQYSPFPVEDQVVSIWAGTNGYLDDVPVEDIGRFESEFLEHLKHQSSILTTLAQTNVLDDDTAAALKEAVVSFKKGFFGQGDNHLVGAGHEEHSAIAGGDVDQEKIVKQKR, encoded by the coding sequence ATGGCCGATTTGACCATCAACGCCGACGACGTCCGTAATGCGTTGAACGAGTTCGCGGCGTCCTACGAACCCGGAAACGCAGAGCGCGTAGAGGTTGGTCGTGTGACCACCGCAAGTGACGGCATCGCCCGTGTTGAGGGTCTTCCCTCGGTCATGGCGAACGAGCTGCTTCGCTTCGAAGATGGCACGCTGGGCCTGGCCCAGAACCTTGACGTCCGCGAGATCGGTGTCATTATCCTCGGTGACTTCACCGGTATTGAAGAGGGCCAGGAAGTTCACCGTACCGGTGAGATCCTGTCCGTCCCGGTGGGCGATGCCTTCCTGGGACGCGTAGTCGACCCCTTGGGCCAGCCCATCGACGACCTCGGCGAGATCAAGGCCGAGGCTACCCGCGCTCTGGAACTCCAGGCTCCTGGCGTTACCGAGCGCAAGTCCGTTCACGAACCGATGCAGACCGGCCTCAAGGCAATTGACGCCATGATCCCGATCGGCCGTGGCCAGCGTCAGCTGATCATTGGTGACCGTCAGACCGGCAAGACGGCAATCGCCGTCGACACCATCATCAACCAGAAGGCCAACTGGGCTTCCGGAGATGTCTCCAAGCAGGTTCGCTGCGTCTACGTTGGTGTCGGCCAGAAGGCTTCCACCATCGCAGCAGTCCGCCAGACCCTGGAAGACCACGGCGCGCTGGAGTACACCACCATCGTGGCGTCCCCGGCTTCCGACCCGGCCGGCTTCAAGTACTTGGCACCCTATGCTGGTTCGGCAATCGGCCAGCACTGGATGTACGGCGGCAAGCACGTTCTGGTGATCTTCGATGACCTGTCCAAGCAGGCTGAAGCTTACCGCGCCGTCTCACTCCTGCTCCGTCGTCCGCCGGGACGCGAAGCCTACCCGGGCGACGTCTTCTACTTGCACTCCCGTCTGCTGGAGCGTTGTGCAAAGCTCTCCGACGAGCTCGGTGCAGGCTCGATGACCGGTCTTCCGATCGTTGAGACCAAGGCGAACGACGTTTCTGCCTACATCCCCACCAACGTGATCTCCATTACCGATGGCCAGATCTTCCTTCAGTCGGATCTCTTCAACGCCAACCAGCGTCCCGCTGTTGACGTGGGCGTGTCCGTCTCCCGCGTGGGTGGTGCAGCACAGGTCAAGTCCATGAAGAAGGTCTCCGGTACCTTGAAGCTGGACCTGGCTCAGTACCGCGACATGCAGGCATTCGCCATGTTTGCCTCGGACCTCGATGCCGCTTCCCGTCAGCAGCTGACCCGTGGTGCGCGTTTGATGGAACTGCTCAAGCAGGGCCAGTACTCACCGTTCCCGGTTGAAGACCAGGTTGTCTCCATCTGGGCCGGCACCAACGGCTACTTGGACGATGTTCCGGTTGAAGACATCGGTCGCTTCGAGTCTGAGTTCCTGGAGCACCTCAAGCACCAGTCCTCCATCCTGACCACGCTGGCACAGACCAACGTCCTGGATGACGACACCGCTGCTGCGCTGAAGGAAGCTGTTGTTTCCTTCAAGAAGGGCTTCTTCGGCCAGGGCGACAACCACTTGGTTGGCGCCGGACACGAAGAGCACTCAGCGATTGCAGGCGGCGACGTCGACCAGGAAAAGATCGTCAAGCAGAAGCGCTAG
- a CDS encoding F0F1 ATP synthase subunit delta produces MAGISSESLTTALAQLEAKLPFASLQLAKDLFGILGTVDSSAGLRRALTDPSRSGDEKSALVKQLVGGKVSADAAEIAGGLAGSRWASARDIGDALETLAATVVIAVAENKSAVSASGITGLEELENDLFAFNQIVASSHEVQRALSEPQASPAAKIALAEKLVPGSSEEAKVLINQAVTQPRGVKPSKLVESFAGLAAKRQQRWIATVSVTRPLTETQASRLQTGLNALYGRELKVNINVDPALIGGIRVQVGDEVLDASVISRLTELRRQLAG; encoded by the coding sequence ATGGCAGGTATATCGAGCGAATCGCTGACCACAGCGCTGGCGCAGCTGGAAGCCAAGCTTCCCTTCGCCTCGCTGCAGTTGGCTAAGGACCTCTTCGGAATCCTGGGAACGGTGGACAGCTCGGCTGGCTTGCGCCGCGCCCTGACTGACCCGTCCCGTTCCGGAGACGAGAAGTCGGCGCTGGTCAAGCAGCTGGTTGGCGGGAAAGTCTCCGCTGATGCTGCTGAGATTGCAGGCGGATTGGCCGGTTCACGCTGGGCATCGGCACGCGATATCGGCGATGCACTCGAGACCCTTGCCGCCACGGTGGTCATTGCCGTAGCTGAAAACAAGTCGGCCGTTTCTGCCTCCGGTATCACGGGGCTGGAAGAGCTGGAAAACGATCTGTTTGCCTTCAACCAGATCGTCGCCTCCAGCCACGAAGTACAACGTGCTCTGTCTGAGCCGCAGGCATCACCTGCAGCGAAGATTGCACTGGCTGAGAAGCTTGTTCCTGGCAGCAGCGAGGAAGCCAAGGTTCTCATCAACCAGGCAGTAACGCAGCCGCGGGGCGTCAAGCCCAGCAAGCTCGTTGAGTCGTTTGCCGGGCTTGCAGCCAAGCGTCAGCAGCGCTGGATTGCAACTGTCAGCGTTACCCGTCCGTTGACGGAAACGCAGGCCAGCCGTCTGCAGACCGGGCTGAATGCCCTGTACGGCCGCGAACTGAAGGTCAACATCAATGTTGACCCTGCACTGATCGGTGGAATCCGTGTTCAGGTTGGTGACGAAGTGCTTGACGCTTCAGTGATCTCCCGCCTGACCGAACTCCGTCGCCAGCTCGCTGGCTAG
- a CDS encoding F0F1 ATP synthase subunit B, whose protein sequence is MNQLIISAATEGGEKSNPLVPNVWEMGVVLVGFAVLMYIVVKFVVPMFEKTFAERAEAIEGGIAKAEAAQAEASAALEEYKQQLTDARTEANRIREEARAEGAQILADLKAKAAAESARITEQAHAAIESERQAAVVSLRSEVGTLATTLAGRIVGEALTDDQRAARVVDRFLADLETQSAGAAK, encoded by the coding sequence ATGAATCAGCTGATCATCTCAGCCGCCACTGAAGGCGGCGAGAAATCGAACCCGCTTGTTCCCAATGTTTGGGAAATGGGCGTAGTCCTCGTCGGCTTTGCAGTCCTCATGTACATCGTGGTCAAGTTTGTTGTCCCGATGTTCGAGAAGACCTTTGCAGAGCGCGCCGAAGCAATCGAAGGTGGCATTGCAAAGGCCGAGGCGGCCCAGGCAGAAGCTTCTGCAGCTCTTGAAGAGTACAAGCAGCAGCTCACCGACGCCCGCACCGAAGCCAACCGCATCCGCGAAGAAGCACGCGCCGAAGGCGCCCAGATCCTCGCGGACCTGAAGGCCAAGGCTGCTGCAGAGTCGGCCCGCATCACTGAGCAGGCACACGCTGCCATCGAATCGGAGCGCCAGGCAGCTGTTGTCTCGCTCCGCTCCGAGGTCGGCACCCTGGCAACAACGCTTGCCGGCCGCATCGTTGGTGAAGCACTCACCGACGACCAGCGCGCTGCACGCGTTGTAGACCGCTTCCTGGCAGATCTGGAGACCCAGAGCGCAGGTGCAGCTAAGTAA
- the atpE gene encoding ATP synthase F0 subunit C, translating into MEGTINGSLNLIGYGLSAIGGGIGVGLVFAAYINGVARQPEAQRVLQPIAFLGLALTEALAILGLVFAFVLS; encoded by the coding sequence ATGGAAGGCACCATCAACGGCTCCCTCAACCTCATCGGCTACGGTCTTTCGGCCATCGGCGGTGGTATCGGTGTGGGTCTCGTGTTCGCCGCTTACATCAACGGTGTTGCACGTCAGCCGGAAGCTCAGCGCGTGCTGCAGCCGATCGCATTCCTCGGCCTTGCACTGACTGAAGCTCTTGCCATCCTCGGCCTCGTCTTCGCTTTCGTTCTTTCCTAG